From a single Flavobacteriales bacterium genomic region:
- a CDS encoding type II toxin-antitoxin system HicB family antitoxin yields MTQRTYRILLTHEPEGGYTVNVPALPGCITYGDDVDHAMAMAKEAIELFLETLKAEGDPIPDDSRTLEYSMVVGF; encoded by the coding sequence ATGACCCAACGCACATATCGCATACTACTTACACATGAACCCGAAGGTGGTTACACAGTGAACGTGCCCGCACTGCCCGGTTGCATTACCTATGGTGATGATGTTGACCACGCAATGGCCATGGCGAAAGAAGCCATTGAGCTTTTTCTGGAGACATTAAAAGCAGAAGGTGATCCGATACCGGACGATAGCCGCACATTGGAGTACTCCATGGTGGTGGGCTTTTAG